GTGCCAAGCGGATTGATGACGCTTGCGACATGTTGGCTTCTGGAAAGAAGCGGGTTTGCTGTTTCGATCCGTCGGGGTTCTACAGCAAGGCAATCCGTGCGCCGGAGACAGCGGATTGAGCTGAGGCATTTTATTACCGCCGGCACTGAATGAGTTCGCAGGCGATATGGGCCGCAATATGGACGTTTCCATTTCCGAGGTTTTCTATGCGCAGAATGATGTTGTCGTTTTTATGGCTGCCGTTCCTTGCGGTGTTGTCCGCGGGATGTTCGGAGAAAACGATCGAGGAGCAAAGGCAGGAGCTGGAGGAAAAGAAGGCGGAATATCAGTCACGGATTGAAGCCCTTTCTGACCAGGACGTGAAGGAACAGCTGGCGCAGTTGGCCAATATCATGTTCTGGATACGGGAAGGGGATCTGGAGCGCCAGGTACCGCCTGAGGAGGTCCAATATCACACCTCGCCATACTCAATCCTGGAAGATTATCAAAATACGAAGGACATGGCCGAGCAATTGGCCGCCGGCGTGCTGCTGACCAATGATGTGCGCTACCGTCCCCAGGAGGCGGAGCTCACATTGCCGTTCGCGTACCCCTTTGATCTGAAGGTTAACTGGGAGCAGGTGGTGCTGGCGGACGGCACTGAATTGCCGGTGGTGGAGCAGGACCCGTTCACCGATCAAAGCGATCTGATTCCGGCAGCGCTGTGGAGTGCTTCTTATAGGCGGTTCACCACCCAGGTGCAGAAACACGTGAATCTGCCCATTGGCCAGGTGCCACCACCACCGCCGCCGATAGCACGGGCGCGCGGGGAGATGACCCTGACAGTGCCGGAGACGCTGCCTGAAGCCCGCTTCTCCGCCTCTGACGTGGGCGACCATCGCCAGGTGTCGGGATGGCGCATCACCTTGGAAGAAGTTGACGGCCATCGGGTTCGGTTGCTGTTCAATGTGCCGGAAGATGTGGCGATTGCCGATGCGCAGGACATGCTTGACCAAGCCGAGGTGGAGGCCAGTGACAGCACCGGTCGTTTCCTGTCGCGCAGCAACACGGGAAAAGGGCCGGTCGGTGATAACGATCAGATCATCGACATGCTGGATCAGTTGATCGACGCGGCTCAATCCGGAGAACTGAAGGACGAGGAGGCCATGGAGCAGCGCATGCAGGCGCAGCAGAAGGCCATGTTGGACGATGCTGATCGGCAACTGTATGTGGAGGTGGCATTCCGGGGCACGGTGGATCAGGTACGGGTGTTTTTGCCGGGTTTTGCCGGTGAGGAAACCCTGTCGGTGCCACTGGATCTGAGGCCGGTACAGTTCAGCGTGCCGGACAACCAGACTGAACCGCAATCCTTTGGCGTTCGGGCCCGGGTGTATGATCACACCGCCAGTGACTGGGAACTGGATCAGCCGCTGGAGGCGGATCCCTCGCTGCTGGATGAACTGATTCAGGTCGAATTCAGGAAGGGGGTGAAACCGGGGGTATCAGATCCGATCGCCGACAAACTGTACTTTCATTTTCCGGAGCAAATGAGCAACCGTCTGGTCTCCGACTTTGACCGCTTCGATCATGTGGAAGAACTGGTTTTCCTGGATAAAGATGGCGAGCCGGTTTACAAGTTCGACCCGGAGGATCGGGAGGGTCCGGTGAGGTTCACCGTCAATCGGATCGAGTATCATCCGGATCGCTTCGAGCGGCCCCCGGTGCGCGCCCGTGGAAAACTGGATGTTTTGCTATTGCCGGACATCGAGGTACGCTGGGTTGCCTTCGGTGATTTGCCCGAAGGCTATGAAATGCAGGGGAAACAAGTGCTCTTTGGTCCGGCGGCGGCGGATAATCATATCCCCGATTTGGTGCTTGCCAGGGACGCGCGGGGCCGTTATCTGAAAAAGATCGCCGAGGTTCGTCATTCGTTCGACCAGGGTTGGCCCCGACGCGCTTACCATTTCTACGACGAGCCGGTGGGTTTTCTGTTTATCGAAAAAGGCCCGGGCTCCCACGCCAGCTATTCGTTCGATATTCCCCTTCAGGATTGAATCCTGCCGGGCGGGGAGGAGACGGTGCCTGCTCCTCGCCTGTGCTTTTCTTTACGTCAGCTTCCTCACTTCCGACTGATCCGGGGGCAGCATATGGCCATCCTCATCCCGAGGGGTCATGAAGGGCACCGGCTTGCCGGTGTTCTTGTCGATCAGTAACGAATGGCGTTCGCCGCGGGCAAACAGGTGATGCTCACCCCATTGACGTAGCGCGACAACGACGGGAAACAGGCTTTCTCCCTTGGCGGTCAGCACATACTCCTGATAGGCGGTGCCGTCGGAAGCCGGCCGGGTGTCCAGCACACCCGCATCCACCAGGCGGCGCAGGCGGTCGGTGAGAATATTGCGGGCCATGCCGAGATCGCGCTGGAAGTCCCGGAAGCGACATACGCCGTCAAAGGCATCCCGCAGGATCAGCAGGCACCAGCGATCGCCGATCACATCGACGGCGCGGGCCACCGGGCAGGTGCTGTCAGAGCTGGGTCGGCGGGGCATGGCGTCTCCGATGATATCAGGTGGTGGATGTTGTAGTTGCATTTTAAAACTGGAATGCATAGCATCCAACCAGTTTCTATTTGCAACTGGTTGGATGCTATGACGACCTCCTCTGTTCCCTGCCCATCAACGGCGCGTGCGGTATTACCGCGTGCTCTGGTTCTGTTGTTCGCCGCCGCCAGCGGCCTGAGCGTGGCCAATGTCTATTACGCGCAACCGTTACTGGATGCGCTGGCGCTGGATTTCGGCATCAGTCATGCGGCCGTGGGGGGCGTGGTTACCGCTACCCAGGTGGGATGTGCGCTGGCTTTGTTGCTGCTGGTACCACTGGGGGATCGGCTGGATCGTCGCCGGTTGATGGCGGGGCAATTGCTGGCGCTGGTGGCGGCGTTGATTGCGGTGGGCCTGGCGCGATCAACGCCGGTGCTGTTGGCGGCCATGCTCGCCGTGGGTTTACTGGGTACCGCCATGACCCAGGGGCTGATCGCCTACGCCGCCAGTGCCGCGGCGCCCCATGAACAGGGTCGGGTGGTAGGTGCGGCCCAGGGCGGCGTCTTCGTGGGGTTGTTACTGGCCCGGGTTTTTGCCGGCGGTGTCAGCGATGTGGCCGGCTGGCGCGGTGTCTATTTCTGCTCGGCGGCAATGATGTTGGCACTGGCCTGGCCCTTGTGGCGCCGGTTGCCGGTTCTGGCAGTAGCTTCCAATAGCATGAGTTATCCGAGATTGTTGCTTTCCATGCTTGCGCTTCTGAGAACAGAAAAAGTTTTGCAAGTACGCGGTGTGCTGGCGTTGCTGATGTTCGCCGCCTTCAATATTTTCTGGAGCGCACTGGTGCTGCCGCTGAGCGCACCGCCCTATGAGTTTTCGCACACCCTGATCGGCGCCTTTGGACTGGTGGGGGCGGCCGGGGCCCTGGCCGCCGCCTGGGCGGGCGCCTGGGCGGACCGGGGTTACGGTCAATACACCAGTGCCGCCGCTTTGGTGTTGCTGCTGTTATCGTGGATTCCGCTATCGTTGATGGAATGGTCACTGTGGGCGCTGTTGATTGGTATCGTTTTGCTGGATCTCGGTGGTCAGGCCCTGCACGTTACCAACCAGAGCCTGATCTTTCGTACCCGCCCGCAAGCGCACAGCCGTCTGGTGGGTCTTTATATGCTGTTCTACTCGGTGGGCAGCGGCCTTGGTGCCATCAGCACGACAGTGACTTACGCGCATTCCGGCTGGGCGGGCGTCTGTGCCCTGGGTGCGGCGGTGAGTTTGCTGGCGTTGCTGTTCTGGGCGCTGACCCGAAAGCTGAAGCCCGGGGTGGGGTTTCGGGCTTGAGAGGACTGAAATCCGTGGCTTGAAAACAGGGTGTCAGGCCTGCCCTTCTCTTTGAGCCGAAGGCAAGACCTGACCACATCACCCTGCCAATTTTTGATCGGCCTTCAGTTACTCGCTGGGATTACTCCAACCCCATGGCCTCCGCAACACCGGCTTCCACGGAGGCTTCGGTATCCTGTCTGATTTCCAGGAAGCTGTCGTTGTCCCCGGTGTAGGCGGGCCACTGCAGGTGGGCTGGGCTGGGGTCGCCGGTTTTGGCGAAGTTGGTCCACATGGTCATCATCAGTTCCGCCACGGTTTCATCGTCCTGGCCGTACATCATGGAAACGAAGACATCCGCTACGTCGCCGTCCGTGCCGTCGATACCGTTTCCGTTCAGATCGCCGATCTCCGGCTTCTCGCCGTCCGCCGTGGTGACCAGCCCAAGTTGGTAGT
This sequence is a window from Alloalcanivorax dieselolei B5. Protein-coding genes within it:
- a CDS encoding lipoprotein: MRRMMLSFLWLPFLAVLSAGCSEKTIEEQRQELEEKKAEYQSRIEALSDQDVKEQLAQLANIMFWIREGDLERQVPPEEVQYHTSPYSILEDYQNTKDMAEQLAAGVLLTNDVRYRPQEAELTLPFAYPFDLKVNWEQVVLADGTELPVVEQDPFTDQSDLIPAALWSASYRRFTTQVQKHVNLPIGQVPPPPPPIARARGEMTLTVPETLPEARFSASDVGDHRQVSGWRITLEEVDGHRVRLLFNVPEDVAIADAQDMLDQAEVEASDSTGRFLSRSNTGKGPVGDNDQIIDMLDQLIDAAQSGELKDEEAMEQRMQAQQKAMLDDADRQLYVEVAFRGTVDQVRVFLPGFAGEETLSVPLDLRPVQFSVPDNQTEPQSFGVRARVYDHTASDWELDQPLEADPSLLDELIQVEFRKGVKPGVSDPIADKLYFHFPEQMSNRLVSDFDRFDHVEELVFLDKDGEPVYKFDPEDREGPVRFTVNRIEYHPDRFERPPVRARGKLDVLLLPDIEVRWVAFGDLPEGYEMQGKQVLFGPAAADNHIPDLVLARDARGRYLKKIAEVRHSFDQGWPRRAYHFYDEPVGFLFIEKGPGSHASYSFDIPLQD
- a CDS encoding winged helix-turn-helix transcriptional regulator, producing the protein MPRRPSSDSTCPVARAVDVIGDRWCLLILRDAFDGVCRFRDFQRDLGMARNILTDRLRRLVDAGVLDTRPASDGTAYQEYVLTAKGESLFPVVVALRQWGEHHLFARGERHSLLIDKNTGKPVPFMTPRDEDGHMLPPDQSEVRKLT
- a CDS encoding MFS transporter, translating into MTTSSVPCPSTARAVLPRALVLLFAAASGLSVANVYYAQPLLDALALDFGISHAAVGGVVTATQVGCALALLLLVPLGDRLDRRRLMAGQLLALVAALIAVGLARSTPVLLAAMLAVGLLGTAMTQGLIAYAASAAAPHEQGRVVGAAQGGVFVGLLLARVFAGGVSDVAGWRGVYFCSAAMMLALAWPLWRRLPVLAVASNSMSYPRLLLSMLALLRTEKVLQVRGVLALLMFAAFNIFWSALVLPLSAPPYEFSHTLIGAFGLVGAAGALAAAWAGAWADRGYGQYTSAAALVLLLLSWIPLSLMEWSLWALLIGIVLLDLGGQALHVTNQSLIFRTRPQAHSRLVGLYMLFYSVGSGLGAISTTVTYAHSGWAGVCALGAAVSLLALLFWALTRKLKPGVGFRA